In Cryptomeria japonica chromosome 5, Sugi_1.0, whole genome shotgun sequence, the genomic window TCAAACCTAGCAACTATGGTTGTATCTGACAATTAATTCCCTATTGCACTTCGTAATAACAAGAGCAATACCCATTGTCAATAATCTACAAAGAATACAGAGTTTTAGAGTTACTAAATTTTTGAGATGAAAAAAATTGCAGCCTTTTAAATGAGAATACTAATTGCAAGTTGAAGTTTTTTTTTAGGCATGGGGTAAGAAATGTTCAATTGTTTTGAAGTTGTTTTTGCAACCTGTTAAATAAAAATTTTGGCTCAATTTGAGATTTGGTTTCAATATATTCCTGTCTTATATTGTTCTTTTAATACTTTCTTGTGAATTTGTATGCTAACAGCTATGTTCTTTTAATACTTTCTTGTGAATTTGTATGCTAACAACTATGTTATATGAATATTGAGATGAATTTACTGGTGTAAGTGAAACCATATCATTCTTGTTGTTATAAATATGAGGGtaaattatgtttttttaaatttgatgAGAATTTATCTCATTCATTTTCAAGATTAAAATCTCTAGCGATTCGCTCATTCACTAAATCAATTGAATACTAAGAACCAGATCTATACTATCAAATACACCAAGGACTTACGTTCTGTACGTAGTCACAATTTCTTGTTCTTGAGCTGATATTTCAAAGTCTTGATTCCTGTTCAATTATAAAATTCTTGAAATGCAAACTAGACCTTAAGAACACGAaacaaatttaaattataaattttagagCTCTATTTTGGGGATTGATAGAGGAGGATACCTTTTGTCAAACTTTAAGAATGCAACATCGTTATTTTTCTTATGACAACATGGTGTGCAGAAATGGGTGATGGACATGATTATAAAATATGGAAGCATGTATAATACGATGTATAATGCCTCAAAAGAATGTAGTCACAAGGCACGCTATGATTGGAGGATGTGCCCAAAATGAATTTTGTTGAAATGCCTATGGAAATTAATACAACATGCAGTAAATTTTATCGGTAGAGAATATTTGTTGTTATTTGCAAATTATATGAAATAACTTTCAAGCATGAGGTACTACGAAATATAGCCtattaaaaacttttttttttttccttactGTGTTCATAAGTAAATTGCAAGGGCATTCACCAATGCATATAATGTGAAGATTTACTACAACCTCTGTAcctacattttcaaaattttcactagaTGATTTCAAATGTGAtaagtttttaaatatatatatatatttttttaattttatttttttcttctttttatggtttgaaaaagAAAATTTGTCCTCAAGTGGAATTTTGAGTCTTTAGCTTTAAATCTttcatgaaataattttatttaaattataatatcaaATAGAAATCTTTATGCAAGGGATTAGGGTTCTAATTTGGGTTggtaaaattttatatataaaataatagtaACCCAAAACTAATAACTATTTGAGTAAAGATcgttgaggctctgataccaaaatgtaatggtactTTTCCCCTATGATTAATTTAGTATTTGCAGCGGATTAAATAAATCATAtattaagtttacttaagataaataatttaaaagaaaggtatatacatcaataatcaataataaaacattgagataataatttgcagcaatgaaatattagggcaatgacaatatgaaattgattaatacagaaccccacatgccttcacgacatgaaataaacatggttcttacacagaaccccacatgccttcacgacatgaaataaacacagctcTGGCCAGGACACTCCTGGATGTACGTTGTACTCCGGGTTGGACACACActatatgccccttctccaatgcccactaCCCACCCACCAaaccttaactatcccctctcttgtgcttcctttaatttatccttctcttctcttcttctcccatatGCACCTTCTCTATTAATTCATATGTTTATATAATTTCACAAGGGTGTttaccaaaaatcacaccctttcattataataatattttttaattgctttgatttatatattcttttattaaaaattctttcacgggaaaaagtcccataacaaaATGTCTAgtagaaaaacaacatcaacagtAAAATAGAATTCCCTTAAAATTGATCATCTAAATTCAAGGATGCTCATTTACTTGAAGAATAATCTTGCTTGGTATAGCCTTCAATAGGTCCATATCCACAAGGATATGGGCAAAGGATGTATAAGATAAATTACTAGTATTTAGGTCTACCTTAAGGAAATAGCCTAGACCATTACCAAGAGCCTAATAAGTTGACTTACACCAAAACTATAGGGGAGGATAAAGAAGCCTCACCCAAACAATGAAAAcatcaatataattttttaaataaacttCGTAATGTTAAGGCCGACActcaaaatatttgaatttttgaaatattttggtcGGATATGTGTGTTGGGTGCTCATCCTACCAAAATAGGTCCCTTGAAAGGGATAAGCGAAATCTAGGTTTTTGACATTAGTTCTAGTCCtaattttgatttttgatgatAATTAAATGCATAATAAGATAATTAAGATTTAAAATAGTATAGATAATTAAGATTTGAATAGCATAGGACTTATCTCTATAAGTTGGAGGATAAATTCAAGACTACAAGTGGTCCTAAAATGGTCTTGGGAAGTGAAAACTAAAGTAAGTGCCAAAAAGAGCTTGAAATGGGACTCTGAATTAAAGAATACAATTTACAAAActacataattaaaatattatgatttacatctcttcaaaaaataataaaaattataatttttaaaattaatttataaaatagaaattgatttaattaatttgtaCATTATTAACTTTTTATTTATAATTCTTTTTGAAAATTATTAATTTAAGAAATacatattttatgattttattaatgttttaaagatattatttttcttattttattaattctttaatcttcaaaatttattaattttattaaaaaagtggttatatataaatttgatttttgtttttttaacTTAATTATGAAATATTGTAGGAGATTCAACTCTCTCTATCTATACATATATCCATATGTATGAAAGTCCTTGGCATGCGGTGCAGGacgcgtctattttggctccaaaacgacagtacaaatttacaattaaaattaTTCTTAATTATCTTTTCGCAATATTAGCCAAAAATGTAGAAAAAGTATACTTGGAATAGAAATGCCCCGTTCGATATTTAAGTATGTGTTTGGAAATAATTGAAATGTTGCTCAACTAATGACTAAGGGAATTATTTCTCTACCACAAGACTAGGTTGACTTGACCACCTTGACGAGTTACCCAAGGTATGAGGAAATATCCTCCTACCTTCTCTTAAATAGCATCTGGAAAATTATCAAAGCCTTTAGATAACTGTAGACTAACTTGACGGGTCACCCAAGGTATgatgcattttttaatttttattatatcatAATGTAAAATATGACCATGATTAAAAaccttaattaaatataaatacataGTACATTACATATTTAGTAACCTTATTATGACTTGTGAAACATAGAAGGCAGCAAATTTTGAATTTGTAGATAATAACATTATATATTCAATCAGAGGAGGAGAGAGAATCGTGAGGTTAGAAAATCGGGACTTTTGATCTGACGAAGTCTTCTGCACAAGCTTCGTTCGAAAGCAACTGAAAACTACTTATTAATCTTGTTGCTTTTTAGACCACGATGGTGATAAATTTAATAATCTTAATAACGTGTCGCCAAAGATAATGAAACATCGCAGCAGCTTCCTATACGTTTAAAAAATTGCTACATCTTCCATAAATGTTTAGTAACAGCTGTCTTCAAAATAACACTGGGCTTCATCATTTATACTTAGCATTAGCAACATCTGTGATTTGTTTAATGGTTTATAGACATATATGGGATGTTTAGAAAATGTTAAGTGAAGTGAATTGAATATGTATGCATCAAGATCTGACATGTGATGGAACAGGGAGCAAAACAAAACAGAGTTGAACAAAAGAGACAAAATTTGTATTTAGCAGTTAATTAATTACAAGTGCCTTTTTTTATGGAGGTTTTAGATCTTTTTGGAATGGGTAGGAGGTAGCTGAAGGAAACTTCCAAAATCCTATATATTCAAAacactaaaatataaaatattgattaTCAAACATGTCTACAAAGCATGTGAGATTATAGATGGGATAGATAATAGGTAAGATTAAATCCATTCAATTTCAATAAAGATTTGTGCTTATAAATTTGAGGATACAGAGGATATGAGCGAGGGTAGGTGAGATTATCTTTCAACAATACATATGGCTTTGAGCTGTCACGATGAAATAGGAAAAGAAAGTATTGGCTCCTTCATTGTGAGTATTTTCCTCATTAGTCTCTTGTTTTAATGTTGTGGGATTAGTTTCACTTGATCTTCATCCATGTTACTCATTATTGTATATGAACATATCGATATGTCCAATCTTCATCTAAATTATCTCGAGTATGAACACAATGTAATAGttcaatgaattatatatttagaGTATCCCAAAGCTATACCTTGCAGAGATCTTGAAAGTTAATGAAAGTGTATAGGTCTGCCAAGAAACTTATGAGGATATTAGCTAAATAAACATAAGAATATatggatataatttttttttgaattgattAAGTTAAACACATGCAACATGTAAAGAAATAAAGTTCAAACTTCAAGACTAGATCAACTAGTTGGCATAGAACATTGCACAAGCAAAACAATTTACACAAGGAACATCAAATGAACGTGATGAAAGGTATCCAAACCCTTAAGATAATAACAACCAGGTGATTGGAGTCACACAACACCCTTCATAAAGTTACAAGACTCAATTTAGAAAATAGGACCCTCTACTAGGTCCTAGATGTCACTCATGGGCTCTAATAAGCACCACTTGGACCTGAACACTATAAAACCACTCAATTTCACCCTAAACACCTTCAAGACACCTCAAAGATTTCTTCAACACTATGAACCTCGATAGACACCTTCAATGAGGTCAAACTAAACCTTCAAACACCAAAAACCCTATTAGATTATCCCTTAGGATCATGGTAGTAACATAGGACTATGGCACTAACATAGGACTATGGTGCTAACTTTGGACTCATGAATGGAAAAAGGACTAATGCATGGTGTAAACTGTCCCAAACTCACACAAGTGTCCTCAATATGCACTAGTGTCCTCATTCTACATTGACATCCACCTGGGATAGGTAACCCATTTTATTGTCCTCTAAGATACACATTTATCTAGGACAATGGGCTTCCCAATTGGATATTTTGGTCCCTCAGACACCCCAAAACCATTGGTGAAGACACAATACAATGACAACACTCAAAACAAGAGAACTAAACAAAAATATTTTGTACCCCGTTATTGTTTAGATGCTAAAGTGCTTTCAGCATGGTAGAGGTCAAAAATAGTTTTTCAGAGGTTTTTGGATATTTTTATTGGCCCAAAATATTTATTGAGGTTTCTAGTGGTATAATGTATTAGCTTTTTGAGGAAATGATTGATCAAAGTTATTTCTAAGATTTTGATTTTCAATGGAAAAGTTTAAGATTATTAGTATTTTAAATGGATCTGGACCTATTTTTTGGAAACCTCCATTTATACCCTCCATGGAAGACCCTATTGGTGTTTTTTCTCTTGTTCTTGTCAAAGTTATTCATAAAAAATAACCACACATCAAACAATAATCCtttgatttgtaattatatttttcattcTAGGGGCTaatcttaattattataataaacaaatatttaaatgaattttattttcttaatGTCTTATCAAAATCAATTTGTATTTTCAATTATAATTTTGTTTGATAATGGTAGAAACAAAATGTTATATGAATATGAGGGTATAAATAAAAAGAGGTATAAAAATGTCATTAAAAAATGGGTAACTAAGATATATGATCTAAAAGGATACTATATCATAATAGGAATTGTATAGGAGAGTTAGTATAATGAATATGCAAGGGCATAGTTTAAATTGTAGGTATTACTTAGGATTCCATGATTGAAAATGATGTAGAATAAATTTGGGGATTCTAATTATTGGTTTCCAGGTGAGCCAATCTTCTATATATACCCAAAATGTTTTCTAATAATGAAGTCAATTATGAATCAAGAATTTTATGTCTTACTATGACTCaaggataaaaaatatttaataggtAACATCTATTACTATGAACTTTACTATGATCTTTAATGATAGAAGGAAGAATATATGTTTGCAACTTAATGACTACATTTCCTATAAGATATTAGTCTTTAAATTAGAAGTATTCATATTAAAAAATTTAAGACAATCCTTCCAAATCATTTGTGGTATAAGTATTTCAAGACACATTATACAATTGTATAAGAGAAATGTGAAAAACTTATGCACATAAAAACTTCACAGCAAATAAAGTTGGCATGAATACAGCCACTCTCCGTAATGCGTGACAACAAAGCCAATTATTTTTTTAACCGTTTTAGTTACTGAATGATCTGTGGAAACTGtatgcatttaatattttctgtTACTATAACTTGTACAGTAAGGACCTCTGCATCCACTGACGAATACTTTCAGAAATTCAATGTCCAACAGGAAGGACTTCTGCATTCACTGACAAATGCATTCACAAATTCAATGTCCAAAAAAGTATTGGATAAAATTATCCAGCAAAGCAAAACATAACCCCACTGCCACTGCCCACCATCAATCCAATTCATCTGCATCCGTGTCTGTGTCTGTGCCTCTATCTCCTGTGCTATTCGATTGTGCTTGGGTACCTCTTCCACCAGAAACAGATCCCACTGTTTTGTTTTCCAAGGGAGGCCCATGAAGATTTGGATTCCCCGAATAAGAAGCAGCCTCAAATGTTTCAAATTGCTTGCCCTGCGGTATTAATCCAGAAAGGTTGTTGTATGAAAGATTCAAAACAGAAAGGAATGTGAGACTAACAAGTTCTCCTAGAATGATTCCAGATAGCATGTTTCGTGAAAGATCCAGAGATTGCAGTTAACCCATTCCTCCCAAGGATTCAGGAATGCTGCCTCTCAGACTGTTGTTTGAAATGTTCAGAGCAATTAAACCCTTAAGGTCTCCTATTTCCAGAGGAAGATTTCCTGATAGCTTGTTGTGGGAAAGATCCATGAGTTTGAAGGCACTGATAATCTTAGGGTATAGAGTTAGCCCATTCTTTGACAGATCTAGAAATATAATCATTGAATATCCTGAGCATATAGAACGTGGAATAGAACCGTTGAACCTGTTTTCTGACATGTCTAAATATAATGGAGTAAAATCTGGAATAGAGCCATGTAAGCTATTGTTATGCAGGTCTATACTTGGATTGGACATGGAAATAACAGGGGGCAAAGAACCTTCCAGTCGATTATGTGAAAGATtgagcacttgaagatcaagaagatCCCACAACCAAGTAGGAATATTTCCCACAATGTGGTTTTCTGACAGGTCCACATTTTGTAATGAGTATTGAGTAGACAAGAAACCAGGAATCTCCCCTTGAAGATTACAAGACCTTAACCCCAGGTACTCCAGTTGGGCAAGCTGCGGAATCCAACTCAAAGAGATATCAACTACAAATtggtttccagaaaagtccaatcCTTTGAGGTTAGCCAGATTTTCCAACAAGGAATCAGAAATGCTGCCGTTTAAATTGTTGGAGCTGAGAAACAACTTTTGTAGTAGGATAAGctttgaaatggtgtgtggaaaTGTTCCGAACAACTGATTATTCTCTAGATGTAGTTCAGATAGTGCAGACAACTGATCCCAAAATAGAGGGATAAGACCATGTAGTTGGTTGTAACTGAGGTCTAGATGTTGAAGGGAAGAAAGCCTACCAAAGGATGACGGTATACCGCCCTTCAAATTGTTATGTGAAAGATCAATTCTCCAAAAAGGAAAGACAATTCCAGATGCTGATCCAAAAGGGGGTAAATCCCCTGTGAAATTATTCCATGAGAGAGCCAATGTCTGAAGCATTGAAAAATTTGCAAAGGAGTGAGTAATTACTCCTCCAAGATAGCTGTTAAATGACAACTGAATATTGCTCATGCTTGAACGGTGCAAGAAATCTGAAGAGATGGAACCCTTGAGACCACAAGAAAAGAGATCAAGAGAAACCAAGGACGAGACATTCTGAAATCAAGTTGGCACTGGGAATGTAAATGAATTCAGATGAAGATGGAGATGGGACAACCGAGTGAGGTTTAGGAGAGAAGGTATTGTACCTGAAAGTCCACAAGTAGAGAGGTGAATCTCCCTGAGACCAGAAAGTCCGCTAAGGGCGTTACCCCAATCCTCATTTAATAATAATAGCACACgagccatcatttttcttaagcattttatgtcttggagatttatgttgaacttcctccctagggttaggtgaaggttggacaaatgagaTTATGTCAACACTTGgagtctttggggaggaaatgggttgagaagcagTTCATAATCTCTGGCATGACATCTCCGTTGGTGTTCTCTCATACAATGGtctcttttagttttagttgaaggttgtgaGGGTTTAGGACTGATAGGAAtaagcttcttctcttcctttaaagaaggatgcATGGGAGAAGGAtttttaggttgaaagataggagatgtcGGGTGTTTccatttgtaagatgtaggaggtggaaccacaacatataaaggaggaatagaatgtGTATGAAAGATACTGGGTCCATCATGAGAAGGATAGATAGGTCTATGATGAAGAAGGGGAATGGGATTGGGATCTATAGGCTTGCTCAAGGATAGGATTATCTCATTCTTCCACCTTTGataggattgaaaaagagcatcacttcaaggtttaagaggttcaaattgtttagaccaaaagtaatcaatattAACATCTACAAGCCTCAttatgggttggtacatgctatgataaATTGTTATGATTTTATAATTgagaggaaatttcagacacttatgaacagtagaagcaatcactttcatggaagaaagccacggatgtcccaacttcacatgaaattaatccgatgtaggaatgatagcaaaattaATATCTAAAGAGTTAGTGCCAACCTCAAAGGGAATAGTAATAGAGCCAATAGTGAGACAAGAGAAACCATAAAAAAATTTAATCACcatatcagatttatcatatgctacttGATGTATTTGTTAGGTATAAATGTATTATTTATTTGTCAGATTTACCATGCACATGAGATCAATGAGTACACCTTGTGAGAGAATGTCCTTAATCCTCGCGATGATATACAGTGGGCCATTTTAATGTCTCACTGAGataaaaggtaatgcataggtccttaggaggtataggtttatcaataagattcaccacattattagactcaaagCCAAGATCATTAGGATAAAAGGAAAGATGCTCAGACTCAaacacattagtagaatgagaaggcaaataAATGGTAAAGATTTGGAAGTTTTTATTGGGAGGAGCTATGGATTTTTTTCCTTTGATCGATGATGAGACaagtttattgtcttgttttctaAGGATTTATTATGTTGTTCATGATGATACATTAGAATTTGATACTTATATGTCACTATTTACTATGCTATTTCCTTAGAAACTATTACCTTTTGGGCTTAAGTTTAACCTCTAAACAATTCATGATACTAATGCATATGCTATGTATTTATCTATTAAATGTGCATGTGTTGAAAATAATgttgtttcaagatgatttgggAAATGTGGTTGTTTGTATGTGCTAACGTGTTGTGAAGGTTAGTACTAAGAAAGTGGTGTTATGATGAAGCTTGCAACAAGCAGCAAAACTCTTACCAGCTGGTCAATTGTTGAAGAAGTCAAGGAGTAATCAATGAAGAGGAGCTCTCTACTTAATGATGCAACTATTTTATTAACTAATCATTTACAATCAGTCGAGTCTATTTAAGGCATGCTACGCTATATCTCGATTGAGGAAGTCATATCTGACTTGGCTAAGTGCATGCATGAGCTTTCCTTTCCccatttcatgctttcaataaatagTGCCCTCCTTATGTTGTGGAGCTGGTCACCCAGTTAGCTAGGATAGTAGGTAGTTTTTCTTTCTATAAATAATGTTCAAATGATCTCTTGTGGGAGGCTGAATATTCTAATGTTGTATGTTTACTTTCGGCTTTGAAATATAGTTTAAGAGCATGTTTTCATATCTTATATACTTTtgttttgatgaataaaatgattttttgagttttcaacACTTGTGTTAATCTTGGAAGTCTCACTCAAGGGGGTCCACTTGGTGAGAACTTTGTTAAGTTATCTTAGTAGTGATTCTTCATTCAATAGTTAGTATCATTCCAACAGTTGATTGTTCCCGTAGCCACAAACTCTCCTGTAGCCAAAGCGGGCAGAATAGTTTCCCGTCTTCTTTTTTGGAATTTCATTACTGTAGCTTGTGTTAGTTTAATATTTTCATTTTTAGATTAGATGTTAATCTAAGTTCAATTTCCTTCATTAGTTATTTACAACATTTCTATTCCAGCATTGTTTTTTTTTGTTGCTTAAGTCATGATGGCCATAACAGAGtcttagtgcacatatagtgctaACCCATTTCATGTTCATGTCCCTAggttgataagttaaatgaacctCCATAGTGAGTTTGATAGATAATTAGTATGGATGTGTAATATCTGATTTGTAGCTTTAAGGGCTTAGTTATTGAACCATTAAAGGAGGTTGACAATCGGGTTGGCAATAGTATTGGCAAAAATATTTACCATCCTAATGAGGTAGAAAAGGTTTggttgtgtcaattggtttgatgggaggaagtttcaacatattcTTTCTCAAAAATTGTGTCAACGCTATGCAAAGATTTAGAAAtatgagtaaattattttctagaatacttggataaaggagacACACCTGTTGTCATGGCTGCTACCTGGGTTTTGTTGTTGTAATTGAATTTGGTatatcctttgtttggtttaaacttcataAAAGGTTGTTgatcactttcattcttatcaaccaaatcCATTGAAGAAGACGAtttaaattgactcacttgaagctgatagttatgaagtactacgcacaactatgtaaaggaagtaaactcagaaaagagaagcttatccctaatgtctttttgcaaattagaaatgaaaattatttgaacatcttgaTTAGGCATGGGAtaaagaatttgagaatacaaaagcttatatctaccaataaaatcaatcacattttttttAATACCTTTCTAACAATGCATTAATTTAGTTAATGTAATATTATgatcaatattattgtgaaatggttgaatgaaagcattagccaaatgCTGAAATGATGTGATTGAATAAGGAGATAAATAATAGTACCATTGCAAAGCCTTATCTCTAAATATTATAGTAAATAATTTAGCCAAAAgcc contains:
- the LOC131040714 gene encoding receptor-like protein 46; this translates as MRIGVTPLADFLVSGRFTSLLVDFQNVSSLVSLDLFSCGLKGSISSDFLHRSSMSNIQLSFNSYLGGVITHSFANFSMLQTLALSWNNFTGDLPPFGSASGIVFPFWRIDLSHNNLKGGIPSSFGRLSSLQHLDLSYNQLHGLIPLFWDQLSALSELHLENNQLFGTFPHTISKLILLQKLFLSSNNLNGSISDSLLENLANLKGLDFSGNQFVVDISLSWIPQLAQLEYLGLRSCNLQGEIPGFLSTQYSLQNVDLSENHIVGNIPTWLWDLLDLQVLNLSHNRLEGSLPPVISMSNPSIDLHNNSLHGSIPDFTPLYLDMSENRFNGSIPRSICSGYSMIIFLDLSKNGLTLYPKIISAFKLMDLSHNKLSGNLPLEIGDLKGLIALNISNNSLRGSIPESLGGMG